The Dethiosulfovibrio peptidovorans DSM 11002 genome has a window encoding:
- the ychF gene encoding redox-regulated ATPase YchF, which produces MKLGIVGLPNVGKSTLFNAITSAGAEASNYPFCTIEPNVGVVSVPDERLSVLSKMFNSAKITPATVEFFDIAGLVRGASKGEGLGNTFLSHIREVNAIVHVVRCFEDDNIVHVDGSVDPIRDIETIELELVLSDLEMLERHKTKTERNARNDKSLRPYLELVGKVKENLEAGKMVRAMDLTDDERKELRGLGLLTDKPVIYVANVSEDDVSDSEGNVHVKSLKEYADRFDCEVVTICARIEAEVAELPEEEKGEFLAELGLAESGLDRLVRAGYRLLGLISFLTAGEKESRAWTIKRGYRAPQAAGTIHTDFERGFIKAQVVAYDALIRCGSLAEAKAGGLVRMEGKDYVMQDGDVVEFRFNV; this is translated from the coding sequence ATGAAACTCGGAATAGTGGGCTTGCCCAATGTAGGCAAGAGCACCCTTTTCAACGCTATAACCTCCGCTGGGGCGGAGGCCTCGAATTATCCTTTCTGCACCATAGAGCCGAACGTGGGAGTTGTCTCCGTTCCAGACGAAAGGCTGAGCGTGCTGTCCAAGATGTTCAATTCGGCGAAGATAACCCCTGCTACAGTTGAGTTCTTCGATATAGCTGGTCTGGTTCGCGGAGCTAGCAAGGGAGAAGGGCTGGGCAATACGTTTCTCTCTCACATTAGAGAGGTCAACGCTATAGTTCATGTCGTTCGTTGCTTCGAGGATGACAATATAGTTCACGTGGACGGTTCGGTCGATCCTATAAGGGACATAGAGACGATCGAATTGGAACTGGTTCTCTCCGATCTTGAGATGCTGGAACGGCATAAGACCAAAACGGAGCGAAACGCCAGAAACGACAAGTCCCTTCGTCCATATCTGGAATTGGTCGGCAAGGTTAAGGAAAACCTTGAGGCAGGCAAGATGGTCCGAGCCATGGATCTTACAGATGACGAGAGGAAGGAGCTAAGAGGGCTTGGCCTCCTTACTGATAAGCCCGTTATCTACGTGGCGAACGTCTCGGAGGACGATGTCTCCGATTCGGAAGGTAACGTCCACGTCAAATCATTAAAGGAGTATGCCGACAGATTCGACTGCGAGGTAGTCACGATATGTGCCAGGATAGAGGCAGAGGTGGCTGAGCTGCCGGAGGAAGAGAAAGGGGAGTTTTTAGCCGAACTGGGACTTGCGGAATCCGGTCTGGATCGGCTGGTCAGGGCTGGCTATCGTCTGTTGGGGTTGATATCTTTTCTCACCGCCGGAGAAAAGGAGTCCAGGGCATGGACCATAAAGAGAGGCTATAGAGCACCTCAAGCCGCAGGGACGATACATACGGATTTCGAGAGAGGCTTCATAAAGGCTCAGGTTGTGGCATACGATGCACTTATACGATGCGGAAGCCTGGCCGAGGCCAAGGCCGGCGGCCTGGTTCGCATGGAAGGGAAAGACTACGTAATGCAGGACGGAGACGTGGTCGAGTTTAGGTTCAACGTTTAA